A single region of the Terriglobia bacterium genome encodes:
- a CDS encoding SH3 domain-containing protein encodes MSSATLKCTVLGSVILVAVCAINTPRAKEEKAPEIPVCDKKIGTLAVAEPEHNWWHEYNLESPEALIKVFVSESKCFTLLDRGKGLKAAEKERALASGGELRGGSNIGKGQMKAADYVLVPDLVSKNKNAGGKKLGGILGGFMHGAAGAVAGGINMKSKTADVVLTLTDVRSTEQVALQEGHAKKTDLGWGAGGAAWMGGFAAAGASSYQNTEIGQVITAAYLDAYVKLLDEVKKISPDAKADNVKQSVTMAKPGRMYAKPDLKAEVVRDLDPGMMLYPSGEKEGLWWKVTDELGNEGWVPSTLFGLAK; translated from the coding sequence ATGTCCAGTGCGACACTCAAGTGTACCGTTCTCGGGTCGGTGATCCTGGTCGCGGTGTGCGCCATCAACACCCCCCGCGCCAAGGAAGAGAAGGCGCCCGAAATCCCCGTTTGCGACAAGAAGATCGGCACGCTCGCCGTGGCCGAGCCGGAGCACAACTGGTGGCACGAGTACAACCTCGAGTCGCCCGAGGCGCTGATCAAGGTGTTCGTGTCGGAATCCAAGTGCTTCACCCTGCTCGACCGCGGCAAGGGTCTCAAGGCGGCGGAGAAGGAGCGCGCGCTCGCGTCGGGAGGAGAGCTGCGGGGGGGCTCCAACATCGGCAAGGGGCAGATGAAGGCGGCGGATTACGTGCTGGTGCCGGACCTCGTCAGCAAGAACAAGAACGCCGGCGGCAAGAAGCTGGGCGGCATCCTTGGAGGCTTCATGCACGGCGCCGCGGGGGCGGTCGCGGGCGGGATCAACATGAAGAGCAAGACCGCCGACGTCGTGTTGACGCTGACCGACGTGCGCTCGACCGAGCAGGTCGCGCTCCAGGAGGGTCACGCCAAGAAGACCGACCTCGGGTGGGGAGCCGGCGGCGCCGCGTGGATGGGCGGGTTCGCCGCGGCGGGTGCCAGCAGCTACCAGAACACCGAGATCGGTCAGGTGATCACGGCGGCGTACCTCGACGCCTACGTCAAGCTGCTCGACGAGGTCAAGAAGATCTCCCCGGACGCGAAGGCCGACAACGTCAAGCAGTCGGTGACGATGGCGAAGCCCGGCCGCATGTACGCGAAGCCCGACCTTAAGGCCGAGGTCGTGCGCGACCTCGATCCCGGCATGATGCTCTATCCCTCCGGCGAGAAGGAAGGCCTGTGGTGGAAGGTCACCGACGAGCTGGGTAACGAGGGCTGGGTTCCCTCGACCCTGTTCGGCCTGGCCAAGTAA
- a CDS encoding lantibiotic dehydratase family protein, which translates to MSPYPLGLLRIATRPFESLEPFRARRSLALVDDLLRVEEALAARAKALEDALYRAAGEHDAAPDPVRARRRMAVLGVRRDLHNGRRPCDAEIEAARRVLPPDVVADLKAHAAELSRRDALEGECREAWGQDLLRARSAVVDAVADPLIEEGVWLASRSLLDGVRRLRGRDPAAWGHKERHLAGKAVAYLARFCTKTSPNGLFCATALAEIGEGPLTVLGRPDIAGVDVLLNVAEARKVAACLAIDPAVDRAIEPRPNPTLREVEGGFTYWKPASMRDPEDDEVRARVKSQDVVRAFLEEAARGGRNVPGLLDAVARRSGLELQDLEPFYRQLVERGLLIAEVELPYNAPRPLRELAAACRSRECEPPWLPVVEEIEEAVDSLARLAGPARAGAAEGIARNMESLPHVRPLKLDELLRLDAASALDVRLPGSMIEEVRAGLAPYVRLFTAIYPERIYRSSLAARFLETFPADTDVNLLEVYHGIFEAEDKHRPAAFPDPSRVAKRASGTGEASDALRRAREWFAGRARVTSPGGEVEITDGDLAALVGDFPEPPWSCGVLFHVAARDVDHVARGDYRLVLSALFQGTGLALARFARLLGGGRPSGRNLVVEELRRGWAYLDRPGAVLAELTYNHSYRTANAGLRPSIFRHEIELPGEKASAGAEVIPMRELLVRWDGERERFVLRWPRTGDEVIPVINSGVNPVGVISFLIHVGQQGLQPLGYFPGFDAEGVTRWPRFVSGRMVLFRERWSFRAGEWPAPARGSRAADEAGYFMEISRWRRRHGIPRHVFVHSSSNPKPRYLDLESPVFVEILERRAAGAGPEAPSDLHVTEMLPDPDGLWIADETGRYATEFLVHLQGADLASPSRAHRDTGKVW; encoded by the coding sequence TTGAGCCCGTATCCGCTCGGACTCCTCCGGATCGCGACCCGCCCCTTCGAGTCGCTGGAGCCGTTCCGCGCCCGGCGGTCCCTCGCCCTGGTCGATGACCTGCTCCGCGTGGAGGAAGCGCTCGCCGCTCGCGCCAAGGCGCTCGAGGACGCGCTGTACCGGGCCGCGGGGGAACACGATGCCGCTCCCGACCCCGTGCGGGCCCGCCGCCGCATGGCGGTGCTGGGAGTTCGACGTGACCTCCACAACGGTCGCCGGCCGTGCGACGCGGAGATCGAGGCGGCGCGTCGCGTCCTCCCGCCGGATGTCGTTGCCGATCTCAAGGCGCACGCCGCCGAACTGAGCCGGCGTGACGCTCTCGAGGGCGAGTGCCGCGAGGCCTGGGGCCAGGACCTCCTCCGGGCGCGCTCCGCGGTGGTGGACGCCGTCGCCGACCCCTTGATCGAGGAGGGCGTCTGGCTCGCGAGCCGCTCCCTCCTCGACGGGGTGCGGCGACTCCGCGGGCGCGATCCGGCGGCGTGGGGGCACAAGGAGCGACATCTGGCCGGCAAGGCGGTGGCTTATCTGGCGCGCTTCTGCACGAAGACGAGCCCGAACGGCCTCTTCTGCGCGACGGCCCTCGCGGAGATCGGCGAAGGCCCGCTGACCGTCCTCGGCCGCCCCGACATCGCCGGCGTGGACGTGCTGCTGAACGTCGCGGAGGCCCGCAAGGTCGCGGCATGTCTCGCGATCGATCCCGCGGTCGATCGCGCGATTGAGCCCCGTCCGAACCCGACACTGAGGGAGGTGGAGGGAGGCTTCACGTACTGGAAGCCGGCGTCGATGCGCGATCCCGAGGACGACGAGGTGCGGGCCCGCGTGAAGAGCCAGGACGTCGTGCGGGCGTTCCTCGAGGAGGCGGCGCGAGGCGGACGGAACGTGCCGGGACTGCTCGACGCGGTGGCGCGGCGCTCCGGGCTCGAGCTTCAGGACCTCGAGCCCTTCTACCGCCAGCTCGTCGAGCGCGGCCTCCTCATCGCCGAGGTCGAGCTTCCCTACAACGCACCGCGGCCCCTCAGGGAGCTGGCCGCGGCGTGCCGGAGCCGGGAGTGCGAGCCTCCCTGGCTCCCGGTCGTCGAGGAGATCGAGGAAGCCGTGGATTCCCTCGCGCGTCTCGCCGGACCGGCACGTGCCGGTGCGGCGGAGGGCATCGCGCGGAACATGGAGTCGCTCCCGCACGTCCGGCCGCTCAAGCTCGACGAGCTGCTCCGTCTCGACGCCGCGTCGGCGCTCGACGTCCGGCTGCCGGGCTCGATGATCGAGGAGGTCCGCGCGGGTCTCGCGCCGTACGTCCGGCTGTTCACCGCGATCTACCCGGAGAGGATCTACCGCTCGTCCCTCGCCGCCCGATTCCTCGAGACCTTTCCGGCGGACACCGACGTCAACCTGCTCGAGGTGTACCACGGGATCTTCGAGGCCGAGGACAAGCACCGTCCGGCGGCGTTTCCCGATCCGAGTCGGGTCGCGAAGCGGGCGAGCGGGACCGGGGAGGCCTCGGACGCGCTGCGGCGCGCTCGGGAGTGGTTCGCCGGTCGGGCGCGGGTGACGAGCCCCGGCGGCGAGGTCGAGATCACGGATGGCGATCTCGCCGCTTTGGTCGGGGATTTCCCCGAGCCGCCCTGGTCGTGCGGCGTGCTGTTCCACGTCGCGGCGCGGGACGTCGATCACGTCGCACGCGGCGATTACCGCCTCGTGCTGAGCGCGCTGTTCCAGGGGACCGGACTCGCCCTCGCTCGCTTCGCCCGGCTGCTGGGAGGCGGGAGACCTTCCGGCCGGAACCTCGTGGTGGAGGAGCTGAGGCGCGGCTGGGCCTACCTCGACCGGCCCGGCGCCGTGCTGGCGGAGCTGACGTACAACCACAGCTACCGCACCGCCAACGCGGGCCTCAGGCCGTCGATCTTCAGGCACGAGATCGAGCTACCGGGAGAGAAGGCGTCGGCCGGAGCGGAGGTCATTCCGATGCGCGAGCTGCTCGTGCGCTGGGACGGCGAGAGAGAGCGCTTCGTGCTGCGCTGGCCGCGCACCGGGGACGAGGTGATTCCCGTGATCAACAGCGGCGTCAACCCCGTCGGGGTCATCTCGTTCCTCATCCACGTCGGCCAGCAGGGGCTCCAGCCCCTCGGCTACTTTCCGGGGTTCGACGCCGAGGGCGTCACCCGGTGGCCGCGGTTCGTATCGGGCCGGATGGTCCTCTTCCGCGAGCGCTGGTCGTTTCGCGCCGGCGAGTGGCCCGCGCCGGCCCGAGGCTCCCGCGCGGCCGACGAGGCGGGTTACTTCATGGAGATCTCCCGCTGGCGTCGTCGCCACGGGATCCCCCGGCACGTGTTCGTTCACAGCTCGTCGAACCCCAAGCCCAGGTACCTCGATCTCGAGTCCCCCGTGTTCGTGGAGATCCTGGAGCGCAGGGCGGCCGGCGCGGGACCCGAGGCGCCATCCGACCTCCACGTGACCGAGATGCTGCCGGATCCGGACGGACTCTGGATCGCCGACGAGACCGGCCGCTACGCGACGGAGTTCCTCGTCCATCTTCAGGGCGCCGACCTCGCGTCGCCTTCTCGGGCGCATCGGGACACCGGGAAGGTGTGGTAG
- a CDS encoding slipin family protein: MFGMELPIGLLIALFVVVLLLVNSVKILPEYERGVVFRLGRLRPMDYGPGLFFLIPIADRMIRVSLRTVVHDVPPQDIITRDNVSVKVNAVVYFRVVSPRKAVVDVENYHYATSQLSQTTLRSVLGQADLDGLLSEREKLNLQLQVILDKHTDPWGIKVSAVEVKHVDLPVEMQRAMAKQAEAEREKRAKIIHAEGEFLAATNLAKAAAEVGKHPIALQLRYLQTLTEIAAEKNSTIVFPLPIDLIKGFLDR; the protein is encoded by the coding sequence ATGTTCGGCATGGAGTTGCCCATCGGGCTGTTGATCGCGCTGTTCGTCGTCGTCCTGCTCCTCGTGAACTCCGTCAAGATCCTCCCGGAGTACGAGCGCGGGGTGGTGTTCCGCCTCGGGCGCCTCCGGCCGATGGATTACGGGCCGGGGCTCTTCTTCCTGATCCCGATCGCCGACCGCATGATCCGGGTCTCGCTCCGGACCGTGGTCCACGACGTGCCGCCGCAGGACATCATCACGCGCGACAACGTCTCGGTGAAGGTGAACGCCGTCGTCTACTTCCGCGTGGTGAGCCCGCGGAAGGCGGTGGTGGACGTGGAGAACTACCACTACGCCACGAGCCAGCTCTCCCAGACGACGCTCCGCTCCGTGCTGGGGCAGGCGGATCTGGACGGGCTGCTGTCCGAGCGCGAGAAGCTCAACCTGCAGCTCCAAGTGATCCTGGACAAGCACACCGACCCGTGGGGGATCAAGGTCTCCGCCGTGGAGGTGAAGCACGTCGATCTGCCCGTGGAGATGCAGCGCGCCATGGCCAAGCAGGCCGAGGCCGAGCGGGAGAAGAGAGCGAAGATCATCCACGCCGAGGGGGAATTCCTGGCGGCGACCAACCTCGCGAAGGCGGCGGCGGAGGTCGGCAAGCACCCGATCGCGCTGCAGCTCAGGTATCTCCAGACGCTCACCGAGATCGCCGCGGAGAAGAACTCGACCATCGTCTTCCCGCTGCCGATCGACCTGATCAAGGGGTTCCTCGACCGGTAG
- a CDS encoding fatty acid desaturase, with protein sequence MTETTGNTRPATPEWKQAVAEHRKPVLRRSLVQLVDSLLPYLALWGLMIWSLHVSYWITLALAVAAAGFLVRVFIIFHDCGHGSFFKSRRANRFMEFVTGVLTFTPYGQWRQKHALHHATSGDLDRRGPGEIWTLTVREYLEASRWKRLSYRLARNPFVLFVLAPSWVFLIENRLPSPSVGRREHRGVYWTNAALLLIAVLMSLGIGVKAYLLIQLPVLIIAATAGVWLFYVQHQFEDVQWKRREDWDYVEAALHGSSFYKLPKVLQWFSGNIGFHHIHHLSPAIPNYNLERCHRQSPIFQEVKSVTLWSSFKSFSFRLWDERRQKLVGFGRLRAIRREMTLPGRGR encoded by the coding sequence ATGACAGAGACGACTGGCAATACTCGACCGGCCACACCCGAATGGAAGCAGGCCGTGGCGGAGCACCGAAAGCCCGTTCTGCGAAGAAGCCTCGTTCAGCTCGTCGACAGCTTGCTCCCCTACCTGGCCCTCTGGGGCCTGATGATCTGGTCGTTGCACGTCTCCTACTGGATCACGCTGGCGCTCGCGGTCGCCGCCGCCGGCTTCCTGGTCCGGGTCTTCATCATCTTCCACGACTGCGGGCACGGCTCGTTCTTCAAATCGCGCCGTGCGAATCGGTTCATGGAGTTCGTCACCGGGGTGCTGACGTTCACGCCGTACGGCCAATGGCGGCAGAAGCACGCGCTGCACCACGCGACGTCGGGCGACCTCGACCGCCGTGGCCCTGGCGAGATCTGGACCCTGACCGTGCGGGAGTACCTCGAGGCGTCACGCTGGAAGCGCCTGTCCTACCGCCTCGCCCGCAACCCGTTCGTGCTCTTCGTGCTCGCGCCGTCGTGGGTCTTCCTGATCGAGAACAGGCTCCCGTCCCCCTCGGTCGGCCGACGAGAGCACCGGGGCGTGTACTGGACGAACGCGGCGCTCCTCTTGATCGCGGTCCTGATGAGCCTGGGCATCGGCGTCAAGGCCTACCTCCTCATTCAGCTTCCCGTGCTGATCATCGCCGCGACCGCGGGAGTGTGGCTGTTTTACGTGCAGCACCAGTTCGAGGACGTGCAGTGGAAAAGGCGGGAGGATTGGGACTACGTGGAAGCCGCTCTCCACGGCAGCTCGTTCTACAAGCTGCCGAAGGTCCTGCAGTGGTTCAGCGGGAACATCGGGTTCCACCACATCCACCACCTGAGCCCCGCCATCCCCAACTACAACCTGGAGAGATGCCATCGACAGAGCCCGATATTCCAGGAGGTCAAGTCGGTCACGCTGTGGTCCAGCTTCAAGTCGTTCTCGTTCCGACTCTGGGACGAGCGGCGGCAGAAGCTCGTCGGATTCGGACGGCTCAGGGCGATCCGCCGGGAGATGACGCTGCCCGGCCGCGGCCGGTGA
- a CDS encoding helix-turn-helix transcriptional regulator, with translation MNFSSLVKTRLAKMGLGQKDLARAVEVTDSYISQLLTRRKAPPSRDRTDIYGKMERFLRLEPGELGRLVEIERAEEVKRRLSRGPEPLFQEFRELVLRKCVPEKREDVRAVFDARPFGTLERLVTQKLLEVVQRVARQKLDSEDWLRLAASVGGRSHEEMRVIVLEFLDTDVSQVSSETCVGFLEPLVESWDVDLDSLRLDMKLDRKLVAEPEHTFTYVEGKPVEEERGLAEFLEDRRLSGDVTEEEVRLLRRQTFGSRRPTKLYYYRALQNLRDPLHFGEERERA, from the coding sequence GTGAATTTTTCGTCCCTGGTGAAGACACGACTGGCAAAGATGGGTCTTGGACAGAAGGACCTGGCCAGGGCCGTGGAGGTAACGGATTCCTACATCTCCCAACTGCTGACCCGGCGAAAAGCACCTCCCAGCCGCGATCGCACCGACATCTACGGAAAGATGGAGCGCTTCCTCCGTCTCGAGCCCGGAGAGCTGGGACGACTCGTCGAGATCGAACGTGCAGAGGAGGTCAAACGCAGGCTGAGCCGGGGCCCGGAGCCTCTCTTCCAGGAGTTTCGGGAGCTGGTCCTCAGAAAGTGCGTTCCCGAGAAGCGCGAAGACGTTCGTGCCGTCTTCGACGCGAGGCCCTTCGGAACCCTCGAGCGACTGGTCACCCAGAAGCTCCTCGAGGTGGTTCAGCGCGTCGCCCGACAGAAGCTGGACAGCGAGGACTGGCTTCGACTGGCCGCGAGCGTGGGAGGCCGGAGCCACGAGGAGATGCGCGTCATCGTGCTCGAGTTCCTGGACACGGACGTATCCCAGGTCTCGAGCGAGACCTGTGTCGGATTCCTCGAGCCCTTAGTGGAGTCCTGGGACGTGGACCTGGACAGCCTCAGGCTCGACATGAAGCTCGACCGTAAGCTCGTCGCGGAGCCCGAGCACACGTTCACCTACGTCGAGGGCAAGCCGGTCGAGGAGGAGCGGGGCCTGGCGGAATTCCTCGAAGACCGGCGGCTCTCGGGCGACGTCACGGAGGAAGAGGTGCGGCTCCTCCGGCGGCAGACGTTCGGTTCGAGGCGGCCGACGAAGCTGTACTACTACCGGGCGCTGCAGAACCTGAGGGATCCGCTGCATTTCGGCGAGGAGCGCGAGCGGGCCTGA
- a CDS encoding FAD:protein FMN transferase — translation MDGPALYSKRFPLMGGGAVVQFVDDRGRTRAEGIARAVEDEARRIEIKFSRFRDSSVVSEINRNAGRTPVAVDRETEGLVRAAVDLAALTGGRFDPTVGALRRAWDFRSGRVPEPGEIEALLPLVDAAAVSIREGTVFLRREGMEIDLGGVGKEYAVDRAAGILRAEGVRSAIVNFAGDVATVGGRGDGRPWSVGIADPRSPGRCRFAVRALGDAGVATSGDYERCFVKDGVRYHHILDATTGWPARGVASATAVAATAYAAGRFATAAFLLGPEGGLALLEASPGVEGALITEDGTVLATTGMSRLSDLPGSLYAAYPSL, via the coding sequence GTGGACGGCCCCGCGCTCTACTCGAAGCGCTTCCCCTTGATGGGAGGAGGGGCCGTCGTCCAGTTCGTGGACGACCGCGGTCGGACGCGCGCGGAGGGGATCGCGCGCGCCGTCGAGGACGAGGCCCGCCGGATCGAGATCAAGTTCTCCCGGTTCCGCGACTCGAGCGTGGTGTCCGAGATCAACCGGAACGCCGGGAGGACGCCGGTCGCGGTGGATAGGGAGACCGAGGGTCTTGTTCGCGCCGCGGTCGATCTCGCCGCCCTCACCGGCGGCAGATTCGATCCCACGGTCGGGGCGCTGCGCCGCGCGTGGGACTTCAGGTCGGGGCGGGTCCCGGAGCCGGGCGAGATCGAAGCGCTCCTTCCGCTGGTCGATGCCGCCGCGGTCTCGATCCGGGAGGGGACGGTCTTCCTCAGGCGCGAGGGGATGGAGATCGACCTCGGCGGGGTCGGAAAGGAGTACGCGGTCGACCGCGCCGCCGGCATCCTCCGCGCCGAGGGGGTCCGGTCGGCGATCGTGAACTTCGCGGGGGACGTCGCGACGGTGGGGGGGCGCGGCGACGGCCGCCCCTGGTCGGTGGGGATCGCGGACCCGCGCTCTCCCGGCCGCTGCCGGTTCGCGGTGCGCGCGCTCGGCGACGCGGGGGTCGCGACGTCCGGGGACTACGAGCGCTGCTTCGTCAAGGACGGCGTCCGCTACCACCACATCCTCGACGCCACGACCGGGTGGCCGGCGCGCGGCGTCGCGTCGGCGACCGCGGTCGCGGCGACGGCTTACGCCGCCGGGCGCTTCGCGACCGCGGCGTTCCTCCTCGGTCCCGAGGGCGGCCTCGCGCTCCTCGAGGCATCGCCCGGCGTCGAGGGAGCGCTGATCACCGAGGACGGGACGGTCCTCGCCACGACCGGGATGAGCCGCCTCTCCGACCTGCCGGGCAGCCTCTACGCGGCCTACCCGTCGCTCTGA